The following proteins are co-located in the Microcystis wesenbergii NRERC-220 genome:
- a CDS encoding glycosyltransferase family 2 protein: MIEMTAIPPISLKNYRIAVIIPCHNEELTIAKVVSQFQTFLPEAAIYVYNNRSTDDTVTEALKAGAIVRQEIQPGKGNVVRRMFADIEADIYILIDGDDTYEIAAVRRLIERMLGEQLDMVVGARREAAKSSQAYRPGHRAGNLFLTGLVKFLFGARLIDMLSGYRVFSRRFVKSFPALSNGFEIETELTIHALELKIPFAEEPTLYGERPEGSQSKLKTFQDGWRVLGTAILLFKEIRPFLFFSLVSLILAVISLLLAIPVLFEYLETGLVPRFPTAILSASIMLLAFLGLTSGMILDSVSRGRKEMKRMAYLANSWLKV, translated from the coding sequence ATGATCGAAATGACTGCTATTCCGCCGATTTCTCTGAAAAACTACCGTATCGCCGTCATAATTCCCTGTCACAACGAAGAACTAACGATCGCTAAAGTGGTCTCCCAATTCCAAACTTTTTTGCCAGAAGCGGCAATTTATGTTTATAACAACCGTTCTACCGATGATACCGTGACCGAGGCACTGAAAGCGGGGGCGATCGTGCGTCAGGAAATCCAACCGGGAAAAGGCAATGTTGTCCGGCGGATGTTTGCCGATATCGAAGCGGATATCTATATTCTCATCGATGGTGATGATACCTACGAAATTGCGGCAGTACGTCGCTTAATTGAACGAATGCTGGGGGAACAGTTAGATATGGTGGTCGGTGCGCGTCGGGAAGCGGCAAAATCCTCCCAGGCTTATCGTCCCGGTCATCGCGCTGGTAATCTATTTTTAACGGGATTGGTGAAATTTTTGTTTGGAGCGCGTTTAATCGATATGCTCTCCGGTTATCGCGTCTTTTCTCGTCGTTTCGTCAAATCTTTTCCCGCTTTGTCCAATGGTTTCGAGATTGAAACCGAGTTAACTATCCACGCTTTAGAATTAAAAATTCCCTTCGCTGAAGAACCAACCCTCTACGGGGAACGTCCCGAAGGTTCCCAAAGTAAGTTAAAAACCTTTCAAGATGGCTGGCGGGTATTGGGAACCGCTATCCTACTATTTAAAGAAATTCGTCCTTTTCTCTTTTTTAGCCTTGTATCGCTGATTTTGGCGGTTATTTCCCTCCTCTTAGCGATTCCCGTCCTGTTTGAATACCTCGAAACCGGCTTAGTGCCACGTTTTCCCACCGCTATTTTATCGGCCTCGATCATGCTTTTAGCCTTTTTAGGTTTGACCTCTGGCATGATCCTCGATTCCGTCTCCCGGGGACGAAAAGAGATGAAACGAATGGCTTATCTAGCTAACAGTTGGCTGAAAGTTTAG
- a CDS encoding methyltransferase domain-containing protein: MKIKKYLKFWKYPRLVDERETLIEERDSLKDHLKSLNQEKQEMIREKNALYERLGQLSLTIPELQEISPKLLDISVIKNKARQFRVQLDAEKEKLAPDNFGWYPYNTLTCFEILELLLTGKNRFLLELISEKPIVDIGCADGDLAFFLESLGCKVQVVDYAPTNFNLMQGVKLLKTALSSSVEIHDVNLDSQFLLPEKSYSLVIFLGILYHLKNPYYALETLAKSANYCLISTRVTKFNTVSNAANRVDLSAIPLAYLLDELEANNDSTNYWIFSNAGLRRILQRTGWEICDYITVGNTENSDPASRDGDERAYCLVKSRFYQD; this comes from the coding sequence ATGAAAATCAAGAAATATCTTAAGTTCTGGAAATATCCTCGCTTAGTTGATGAACGAGAGACTTTAATTGAAGAACGAGATTCTCTCAAAGATCATCTGAAGAGTTTGAATCAAGAAAAACAAGAAATGATTCGGGAAAAAAACGCTCTTTATGAAAGATTAGGTCAGTTATCTTTAACCATTCCCGAACTGCAAGAAATTAGTCCGAAACTTCTCGATATTAGCGTCATCAAAAATAAAGCCCGCCAGTTTCGAGTCCAATTAGATGCCGAAAAAGAAAAACTCGCTCCCGACAATTTTGGCTGGTATCCTTACAACACTTTAACCTGCTTCGAGATTCTCGAATTACTATTAACTGGTAAAAACCGTTTTCTCCTGGAATTAATCTCGGAAAAACCGATTGTTGATATTGGTTGTGCCGATGGGGATCTGGCGTTTTTTCTGGAATCTTTGGGCTGTAAAGTGCAGGTAGTTGACTACGCTCCTACTAACTTTAACCTTATGCAAGGGGTTAAACTGCTCAAAACCGCGCTTTCTTCCTCTGTGGAGATTCATGATGTTAACTTAGACTCTCAGTTTCTGCTTCCCGAAAAAAGCTATAGTTTAGTCATCTTCTTAGGAATTTTATACCATCTCAAAAATCCCTACTATGCCCTCGAAACCTTAGCGAAATCTGCCAATTATTGCCTGATTAGCACCCGCGTCACTAAGTTTAATACGGTGAGTAATGCCGCTAATCGAGTCGATCTTTCCGCGATTCCTCTAGCCTATTTACTCGATGAACTAGAAGCAAATAATGATTCCACCAACTATTGGATCTTTTCTAATGCCGGGTTACGCCGAATTTTACAGCGAACCGGCTGGGAAATTTGCGATTATATAACAGTAGGTAATACCGAAAACTCCGATCCCGCCAGTCGTGACGGCGATGAAAGAGCCTATTGTTTAGTAAAAAGTCGTTTCTATCAAGATTAG
- a CDS encoding glycosyltransferase, translated as MKVQQSHLFLTPPTGDLQVPLSPPPPDDGNLEAEKNYPLSLSLVIPTYNERQNIVQLVNILSQILDEALAKDYELIVVDDNSPDRTWEVAASLIAEYPQLRVLRREGEKGLSSAVVRGWQVARGDILGVIDADLQHPPEVLLKLFEQTRAGADLAVASRHVEGGGVSEWSLTRRFLSRGAQLLGLVILPNVVGRVSDPMSGYFMVNRQAIAGPILNPMGYKILLEVIGRGNIDRIAEVGYVFQERQDGESKVTWQQYIEYILHLLKLRSRGRFGGLKRRWQFPLARFLRFSLVGFSGLFVDMAILYLLSDPTTLAWGVTRSKIIAAEVAIINNFLWNDRWTFGDLSTGQNQWQQRCKRFLKFNLICLAGLILNVLLLNFFFNVLHINRYIANLIAIAMVTVWNFWMNLKLSWRVTDVKPEKSGKP; from the coding sequence ATGAAGGTACAGCAGTCTCATCTTTTCTTAACTCCCCCCACAGGAGATCTACAGGTACCTTTATCTCCTCCTCCCCCAGACGACGGCAACTTAGAAGCAGAAAAAAATTATCCTCTCAGCCTGTCTCTAGTCATTCCCACCTACAATGAACGGCAAAATATCGTTCAATTAGTCAACATTCTTAGTCAAATACTTGACGAAGCCCTTGCCAAAGATTACGAACTGATCGTTGTCGATGATAATAGTCCCGATCGCACTTGGGAAGTCGCCGCATCTTTAATCGCTGAATATCCCCAGCTGCGAGTGCTGCGCCGGGAGGGAGAAAAAGGCCTATCCTCGGCAGTGGTAAGGGGGTGGCAAGTGGCACGGGGCGACATTCTTGGGGTCATCGATGCCGATTTACAGCATCCCCCGGAAGTGTTATTAAAATTATTCGAGCAAACCAGAGCCGGAGCCGATCTCGCCGTGGCTAGTCGCCATGTGGAAGGGGGTGGAGTCAGCGAATGGAGTCTGACTCGACGCTTCCTCTCCCGGGGGGCGCAGCTGTTGGGATTAGTCATTCTGCCTAACGTGGTGGGACGGGTATCGGATCCGATGAGTGGCTATTTCATGGTTAATCGACAAGCGATCGCAGGCCCGATCTTAAACCCGATGGGCTATAAAATTCTCCTCGAAGTTATCGGCCGCGGCAATATCGACCGGATCGCCGAAGTGGGTTACGTTTTCCAAGAGCGTCAAGACGGCGAAAGCAAAGTCACCTGGCAACAATACATCGAATATATCCTGCACCTGCTGAAATTGCGTTCCCGCGGTCGTTTCGGTGGTCTGAAAAGGCGTTGGCAATTCCCCCTCGCTCGCTTTCTTCGCTTTAGTTTAGTCGGGTTTAGTGGCCTATTCGTCGATATGGCCATCTTGTATCTCCTCAGCGATCCCACTACCCTCGCTTGGGGAGTAACTCGCAGTAAGATTATCGCCGCCGAGGTGGCTATTATTAATAATTTTCTTTGGAACGATCGCTGGACTTTTGGCGATTTGTCCACCGGCCAAAATCAGTGGCAGCAGCGTTGCAAACGTTTTCTTAAATTTAATCTTATTTGTTTGGCCGGTTTGATCCTCAACGTCCTGCTCTTAAACTTTTTCTTCAATGTCTTACATATTAATCGCTATATTGCTAACTTAATAGCGATCGCTATGGTTACTGTTTGGAACTTCTGGATGAATTTAAAACTCAGTTGGCGTGTGACGGATGTTAAACCGGAAAAGTCCGGCAAGCCATAG
- a CDS encoding formylglycine-generating enzyme family protein, whose product MNYPPNPLLNRRSLLKLAALAGGSAGLATLLSSRLSYSADQNQAIAENIEAMEEFLRQIRPVDSQNLQWTEYSFETVTVNRQGQIIDRRQGSARSWSEPLGNGSELEMVAIPGGSFRRGSKNEERGDHTSSEKPENSVTTAAFFLSKYPITQAQWRAIAQLPKINLELNPAPSFFQGDNLPVERVSWYEAIEFCQRLSRSTGKDYRLASESRWEYACRAGTTTPFYCGETLTSERANYFAVYDPYAEEPSSAYLAKTTPVGSFAPNNFGLYDMHGNVGEWCADSWHRNYEGTPPLDGSAWLDSDTRLQPRYRSARLVRGGSWGDEARHLRSANRTFCLPDQHHSVLGLRVMADSLP is encoded by the coding sequence ATGAACTATCCCCCTAATCCCCTCTTAAACCGACGTAGCTTGCTGAAATTAGCGGCCCTAGCCGGAGGAAGTGCCGGACTAGCTACCCTTCTCTCCTCTCGGCTCAGTTATTCTGCCGACCAAAACCAAGCTATTGCCGAGAATATAGAGGCAATGGAGGAATTTTTGCGGCAAATTCGCCCAGTAGATTCGCAAAATCTCCAGTGGACAGAATATAGCTTTGAAACAGTCACCGTCAATCGTCAAGGGCAAATTATTGATCGCCGTCAGGGTAGCGCTCGCTCCTGGAGCGAACCCCTAGGCAACGGCAGCGAACTAGAAATGGTAGCCATTCCGGGGGGCAGTTTTCGACGCGGCTCGAAAAATGAAGAAAGAGGCGATCATACTAGCAGTGAAAAACCAGAAAATTCCGTGACGACGGCGGCCTTTTTTCTGAGCAAATACCCGATCACCCAAGCACAATGGCGAGCGATCGCCCAACTGCCGAAAATTAATCTCGAACTCAACCCGGCGCCCTCCTTTTTCCAAGGCGATAACTTACCCGTAGAGAGAGTCTCCTGGTACGAGGCGATCGAATTTTGTCAAAGACTCTCCCGATCCACCGGCAAAGATTACCGACTAGCGAGTGAATCACGCTGGGAATACGCCTGTCGCGCTGGTACAACCACCCCCTTTTACTGCGGGGAAACCCTCACCAGCGAGCGGGCCAATTACTTTGCCGTCTATGATCCCTACGCGGAAGAACCCAGCAGCGCCTATCTGGCCAAGACTACCCCGGTGGGCAGTTTCGCCCCCAATAATTTCGGTCTCTACGATATGCACGGCAACGTGGGCGAATGGTGCGCCGATAGCTGGCACCGGAATTACGAGGGAACCCCGCCCCTGGATGGTAGTGCTTGGTTAGACAGCGATACTCGCTTGCAGCCCCGTTATCGTTCCGCCCGTTTAGTGCGAGGGGGCAGTTGGGGCGATGAAGCTAGGCACCTACGCAGTGCCAATCGCACCTTTTGCCTTCCCGATCAACACCACAGCGTCTTGGGTTTACGAGTCATGGCCGATAGCTTGCCCTGA
- a CDS encoding mannosyltransferase, with protein MIRQLNYSRVWLLLILIFALFLRLNAAFSYPNILWPDEIFQTLEQGHRLAFGNGMIPWDFRDGIRSWLFPGILGGIMKLTAGFSEGSSGYLASVKIFLSLLSLIPVWIGFSIAYESIGLAGAILTGGICGIWFEFIYFAPKAFTEVIAAYSLLVGVYLGCYGKNPPSRQRLYWTGFFYGLTTYLRFHLLPAIAIALIYQVRQKNFPQLPPLALGFIGPVLLGGALDAFTWSTPFQSIWKLIWINIFEGKFNSFGVSPWQQYFTWLALNWSWWLFPILVFCAIAARRHWILALLALVIILSHSFLGHKEYRYMFPALPLIIILASLGTATLVSRLSLMRGSLAGKTIVIFSSLLLWAFLSWLLAGRFNTDQTFNFGPPWQKPGYTHWQTHGGQLQAYQYLSSEKKLCGLGVKGLAWQYTGGYAYLHQDVPIYFLKDNENFEALQPYFNYLLFNQDRAAVGDYQREKCFNGTCVYRRSNSCQVNPDYHINQYLKEAGE; from the coding sequence ATGATTCGTCAGTTAAATTATTCTAGAGTTTGGTTGTTATTAATCCTTATTTTTGCCCTTTTCCTACGTCTAAATGCCGCTTTCTCTTATCCTAATATTCTCTGGCCGGATGAAATTTTTCAGACCTTAGAACAGGGTCATCGACTAGCTTTTGGTAATGGGATGATACCTTGGGATTTTCGGGACGGGATTCGTTCTTGGTTATTTCCGGGCATTCTTGGCGGGATTATGAAGTTAACTGCTGGTTTTTCGGAAGGCTCCAGTGGCTATCTGGCCAGTGTCAAGATTTTCCTCAGTTTACTATCTTTAATTCCCGTTTGGATCGGATTCTCGATCGCCTACGAAAGCATCGGTTTGGCCGGCGCTATCCTAACCGGCGGTATTTGTGGGATTTGGTTTGAATTTATTTATTTTGCCCCGAAAGCCTTCACCGAAGTTATTGCCGCTTATTCCCTGCTGGTCGGCGTTTATTTAGGATGCTACGGCAAAAATCCCCCCTCTCGTCAGCGACTGTATTGGACAGGGTTTTTCTACGGATTGACCACCTATCTTCGATTTCATTTACTGCCGGCCATCGCCATCGCCCTCATTTATCAAGTTAGACAAAAAAATTTTCCACAATTACCGCCCCTTGCCCTCGGTTTTATCGGTCCGGTTTTGCTGGGGGGTGCTTTAGACGCTTTCACTTGGTCCACCCCCTTCCAATCGATTTGGAAACTGATCTGGATTAATATTTTTGAAGGAAAATTTAATAGTTTTGGCGTATCACCCTGGCAGCAATATTTTACTTGGCTAGCCCTCAATTGGTCTTGGTGGCTGTTTCCGATCCTCGTCTTCTGTGCAATCGCTGCTCGTCGTCACTGGATTCTCGCCCTTCTGGCCCTAGTTATTATCCTCTCTCACAGCTTTTTAGGTCACAAAGAATATCGCTATATGTTCCCGGCCCTACCACTAATTATTATTCTCGCCAGTTTGGGTACTGCCACTCTCGTCTCGCGTTTATCGTTAATGCGAGGTTCCCTCGCTGGCAAAACTATCGTTATTTTTAGTAGTTTACTTCTTTGGGCTTTTCTATCTTGGTTGCTGGCGGGGCGTTTTAATACCGACCAGACTTTTAATTTCGGACCGCCTTGGCAAAAACCGGGCTATACTCACTGGCAAACCCACGGCGGACAATTACAGGCCTATCAGTATTTAAGTAGCGAGAAAAAACTGTGCGGTTTAGGAGTAAAAGGATTGGCGTGGCAGTACACGGGGGGATACGCTTACTTACACCAAGATGTACCGATTTATTTCCTCAAAGATAACGAAAATTTCGAGGCACTACAACCTTATTTTAATTATCTATTATTTAACCAAGACCGGGCCGCGGTCGGAGATTATCAACGGGAGAAATGCTTTAACGGAACTTGCGTTTACAGGCGCTCGAACTCTTGTCAAGTTAACCCGGATTATCATATCAATCAGTATCTCAAAGAAGCTGGTGAGTAG
- a CDS encoding ArnT family glycosyltransferase, protein MLQRDFLFNNFEKFDYRLFLGILITGLGFILRYYQYDSLPPYNWTQDEFAFAWSGMSLIQEGVPTSWSFLSPTDDFLVTVWEKTAVRYRFVTPWFDHPPLFGLIVGMTAILSGAKEFFDCSLTVIRIPSLVFGTLSIFLLYLLALRLTNTSVAIITSLIFATNPNTVFLSRLAVSENLLLCLSLAVAILFLQYGEKSQKKYLYLAIVLGGLAPLVKVTGLYILGSLVALLLLQKNWRDSLIASLTAVLSFGLYYLYGWFYDFSWFLTTLQEHKNRFTDFAMLKNLVLPTVFFEDGWLIFSWITLLLVSRFPLKISKIRLVIFPILIYTILLTFSGAQSHYYAWYVIPYYGFLFLVLGIFLDDFRKNPDFIGAATIFIFLVVWSVNLNIKDWVLSSPYGRYYFIIGTAITLGGFFFNDLTEKKSKILTNFVKIIMLIVFWGLLLGNLHLILNYKLPS, encoded by the coding sequence ATGCTACAGCGAGATTTTCTATTTAATAATTTTGAAAAGTTTGATTACCGTCTATTTCTGGGTATATTAATTACGGGCTTAGGATTTATTTTAAGATATTATCAGTACGATTCCTTACCTCCCTATAACTGGACTCAAGATGAATTTGCTTTTGCTTGGAGTGGCATGAGTTTGATTCAAGAGGGAGTTCCTACCAGTTGGTCTTTCCTCAGTCCCACGGATGATTTTTTGGTGACAGTTTGGGAAAAAACTGCCGTTCGTTATCGTTTTGTTACTCCTTGGTTTGATCATCCTCCCTTGTTTGGATTAATTGTGGGTATGACGGCTATTTTATCGGGAGCAAAGGAATTTTTTGACTGTAGTTTAACAGTAATTAGGATTCCTTCTTTAGTTTTTGGCACTCTCTCTATTTTCTTACTTTATTTATTAGCTTTACGTTTGACTAATACCAGTGTGGCGATTATAACTTCTTTAATTTTTGCCACTAACCCCAATACGGTTTTTTTATCTCGTTTAGCAGTTAGTGAAAATTTATTATTATGTCTAAGTTTAGCGGTAGCAATTTTATTCCTTCAGTACGGTGAAAAGTCTCAAAAAAAGTATCTATACTTGGCTATAGTTCTAGGTGGTTTAGCACCTTTAGTTAAGGTGACAGGATTATATATTCTAGGTTCTCTAGTCGCTTTACTGTTATTACAAAAAAATTGGCGAGATAGCTTAATCGCTTCTCTGACGGCAGTTTTATCCTTTGGTTTGTATTACCTTTACGGTTGGTTTTATGATTTTAGTTGGTTTTTAACTACTCTCCAAGAACATAAAAATCGCTTTACGGATTTTGCTATGTTAAAAAATCTAGTTTTACCCACAGTTTTTTTTGAGGATGGTTGGTTAATTTTTAGTTGGATTACTCTCCTGTTAGTGTCCAGATTTCCTTTGAAAATATCTAAAATACGATTAGTAATTTTTCCTATATTAATCTATACAATTCTTCTCACCTTTTCTGGCGCTCAAAGTCATTACTATGCTTGGTATGTAATTCCTTACTATGGATTTCTCTTTCTGGTGCTTGGTATATTCTTAGACGATTTTCGTAAGAACCCTGATTTTATCGGTGCTGCCACTATCTTTATTTTTCTTGTCGTTTGGTCGGTGAATTTAAATATTAAGGATTGGGTTTTGAGTTCCCCTTACGGTAGATATTACTTTATTATCGGAACGGCAATTACTTTAGGGGGATTTTTCTTTAATGATTTAACCGAGAAAAAATCGAAAATTTTAACTAATTTTGTCAAGATAATCATGCTGATTGTCTTTTGGGGATTGTTACTAGGTAATCTTCATCTCATCCTTAACTATAAATTGCCAAGTTAA